Proteins encoded together in one Marispirochaeta sp. window:
- a CDS encoding uroporphyrinogen decarboxylase family protein codes for MNYSDIILAAIKGEPTPELPCAPRMDLWYLSNYYRGTLPKEYHNATLLDIMEDLDVGFNTTNPNFLERDSIDDEAHRALGRYQSSDIPYRVIVECDQKCRQEGDLYISEYFTPHGTIRTQTLYTEEMRKAGITNTHIQEKAFKSENDYAALGYVYEHMKVEPRPEAHEILRKRAGDRGPFIFWVTSEGSPYHLLSKYLMPFEIFCYEMFDHPEKMQELADRIRSSFYAALELGLNSEAEILRVGSNYDSTIENPPFFREHILPTLKDCADKAHEKGKFLLSHTDGENSGLLDLYMECGFDIADSVCPAPMTSVSFKEHRKVFTDKVSIYGGVPSIIFLPNSVSEYEFEKFLDDFLVDAGDGKKLIVSIADTAPPDANFNRIRKFIKKIKEFGPVG; via the coding sequence ATGAATTACAGTGACATTATACTTGCAGCAATCAAGGGAGAACCTACCCCCGAGCTTCCCTGTGCACCGAGAATGGACCTCTGGTATCTCTCAAATTATTATCGCGGGACCTTACCGAAGGAATACCACAACGCTACACTTCTGGATATCATGGAAGATCTGGATGTAGGTTTTAATACCACGAACCCAAATTTTCTTGAGCGTGATTCTATTGATGATGAAGCTCATCGGGCTTTGGGCCGGTATCAGTCCAGCGATATTCCCTACAGGGTCATCGTGGAGTGCGATCAAAAGTGCCGTCAGGAAGGAGATTTATATATCTCAGAGTATTTTACCCCCCACGGCACAATCAGGACCCAGACCCTCTACACTGAAGAGATGCGTAAGGCCGGTATAACCAACACCCATATTCAGGAAAAGGCATTTAAGTCTGAGAACGACTACGCCGCCCTGGGGTATGTCTATGAACATATGAAAGTCGAACCGCGGCCTGAAGCACATGAAATACTGCGCAAACGAGCCGGCGACCGGGGCCCATTCATATTCTGGGTAACCTCGGAAGGATCACCATACCATCTGCTTTCGAAGTACCTGATGCCCTTTGAGATATTCTGCTATGAAATGTTCGATCATCCGGAAAAAATGCAGGAGCTTGCAGATAGAATCCGTTCATCATTTTACGCTGCCCTTGAGCTCGGCCTGAACTCAGAGGCGGAAATACTCCGGGTAGGATCCAATTACGATTCCACCATAGAAAACCCGCCGTTTTTCCGGGAGCACATCCTGCCGACACTCAAGGATTGCGCGGACAAAGCCCACGAGAAAGGAAAATTTCTTCTATCGCATACCGACGGTGAGAACAGCGGACTTTTGGATCTTTATATGGAGTGCGGCTTTGATATAGCCGACTCAGTCTGTCCTGCCCCGATGACCAGTGTATCGTTTAAGGAACACCGAAAAGTGTTCACAGACAAGGTAAGCATATACGGTGGAGTACCTTCAATCATTTTCCTGCCGAATTCGGTATCTGAATATGAATTTGAGAAATTCCTGGATGATTTTCTCGTTGACGCAGGAGATGGAAAAAAGCTGATCGTCTCAATCGCCGATACGGCCCCTCCGGATGCTAATTTCAACCGGATACGCAAATTCATCAAGAAGATTAAAGAATTCGGTCCAGTCGGTTAA
- a CDS encoding TRAP transporter large permease — protein sequence MSLAVLLLTAAVLLIFEFPVAFSLMGASIGYLLVDFFTGQGIPVSLTILARRMSPGLDSFPLLAMPLFILAGNLMNRSGIAESIFKFATALFGHIRGGLAHVNIAASIVFAGMSGVAQADAAGLGTIEIEQMMKKGYKAPFAAAVTASSSIIGPIIPPSVIMVLYAVLAQVSLGELFLAGILPGILMGLLLMLLVYWMSVTGRAHTPVEPASKLKEIFVAFIQAIPALLAPIILVFGILFGFATPTELGAITVFYAVVIGVINKKLGLNEIKKASVDSLVTFGVLIFIMAAAFPIGWIIAANNLPMHIANFILSISTNKFIILILINIMLLIVGCFLETNAILFISVPALLPLIQMIGVDPVHFGVILVLNLLIGAITPPFGIILFIMMDIAKISFRSLLKEMRYFYVPLGISLLIITFVPDFVLFLPRVVARTFGG from the coding sequence ATGAGTCTTGCCGTTCTATTACTAACTGCCGCAGTCTTATTGATATTTGAATTCCCGGTAGCTTTCTCGCTGATGGGAGCTTCTATTGGTTACCTCCTCGTCGATTTCTTCACCGGTCAAGGAATCCCCGTATCGTTGACTATTCTTGCGCGTCGAATGTCCCCAGGACTGGACAGTTTCCCTCTGCTGGCAATGCCGCTTTTTATATTAGCCGGCAACCTGATGAACCGTTCGGGAATTGCCGAATCTATTTTTAAGTTCGCGACAGCACTTTTCGGACACATCCGTGGCGGTCTGGCGCATGTAAATATCGCGGCGAGTATTGTTTTCGCCGGCATGTCCGGAGTAGCCCAGGCCGACGCTGCGGGTCTTGGAACTATCGAGATCGAACAGATGATGAAAAAGGGCTACAAGGCTCCTTTTGCCGCAGCGGTCACTGCCTCATCCTCGATAATAGGGCCAATAATTCCCCCGAGTGTAATAATGGTACTCTACGCTGTTCTGGCACAGGTGTCGCTGGGAGAATTGTTTCTTGCCGGGATTCTCCCCGGCATTCTGATGGGTCTGTTGCTGATGCTACTTGTTTACTGGATGTCAGTAACCGGCAGGGCCCATACTCCCGTGGAACCCGCCAGTAAACTAAAAGAGATATTTGTCGCTTTTATACAGGCAATACCCGCCCTGCTGGCACCGATTATTCTGGTATTCGGTATCCTATTCGGATTCGCAACCCCGACGGAACTGGGAGCTATCACCGTTTTCTATGCTGTCGTTATAGGAGTAATCAATAAGAAACTCGGACTCAACGAGATAAAAAAAGCCTCAGTTGACAGCCTCGTAACCTTCGGAGTCCTGATTTTCATTATGGCGGCCGCATTTCCAATCGGCTGGATAATTGCTGCAAACAACCTGCCCATGCATATAGCAAATTTTATTCTTTCAATATCGACGAATAAATTTATCATTCTCATTCTAATCAACATCATGCTGCTGATTGTAGGGTGCTTCCTTGAAACCAATGCCATACTCTTTATCTCAGTACCAGCTCTGTTGCCTCTGATTCAAATGATTGGGGTCGATCCTGTACATTTTGGAGTTATTTTGGTTTTGAATTTACTTATTGGTGCTATAACACCACCATTCGGCATAATCTTATTCATAATGATGGATATCGCGAAAATCTCATTCCGCAGTCTTTTAAAGGAGATGCGCTACTTCTATGTGCCTCTGGGCATATCCCTCCTCATAATCACATTTGTGCCTGATTTTGTATTATTCCTTCCCCGGGTTGTAGCCCGTACGTTTGGTGGTTAA
- the leuA gene encoding 2-isopropylmalate synthase, with translation MKTMHYSKYRRFEPVSLPDRTWPDRIIEEAPVWCSVDLRDGNQALSVPMNMEKKLMMFKLLTDIGFKEIEVGFPSSAEIEYNFMRKLIEDNLIPDDVTVQVLVQAREHLIRRTFDSLKDVKKAVVHIYNSTSTSQRRLVFKKSKEEIIDIAIAGAKLVKELGDAEENPGIRYEYSPESFTGTEMDFAAEICNAVIDVIQPTPGHQMVINLPATVEAHTANIHADQIEWMCRHLDKRDSIQVSLHTHNDRGTGIAATELALLAGADRVEGTLFGNGERTGNADLVTLALNMFSQGIDPKLDFTDINHVRDVYRYCTGMDVHPRHPYVGELVYTAFSGSHQDAINKGMHARAKDGTKIWDVPYLPIDPQDVGRSYKSIVRINSQSGKGGVAYIMDSEFGFSLPKAMHPEFGLLIQKETDKREDELVPKEIWTVFEENYLNTTVPFALEDVNVRMETDKESGKHAANVTGQILKDCKTVQIEGRGNGPIDAFVNGLKKHVDFDFHFESFDEHAINEGADAQAVAYISVITEDGRRVFGAGIDTDITFASYKAILSAINRTL, from the coding sequence ATGAAAACAATGCATTACAGTAAGTACCGGCGTTTTGAGCCTGTCTCACTGCCTGACAGAACCTGGCCTGACAGGATAATCGAAGAAGCCCCGGTCTGGTGCAGTGTCGACTTACGGGACGGGAACCAGGCCCTGAGTGTTCCCATGAACATGGAAAAGAAACTGATGATGTTCAAACTGTTAACCGACATCGGTTTTAAAGAGATTGAGGTGGGCTTTCCGTCTTCAGCTGAGATCGAGTACAACTTTATGCGCAAGCTGATCGAGGACAACCTGATCCCCGATGATGTTACCGTCCAGGTCCTCGTCCAGGCCCGTGAACACCTGATCAGGCGCACTTTTGACTCTCTGAAGGACGTAAAAAAAGCTGTTGTGCATATTTACAACTCTACCTCAACATCACAGCGGCGCCTTGTTTTTAAGAAGAGCAAGGAAGAGATAATCGATATTGCCATTGCCGGAGCTAAACTCGTAAAGGAGTTGGGGGATGCCGAGGAGAATCCAGGAATCCGTTACGAGTACAGCCCCGAGAGTTTTACCGGAACCGAGATGGATTTCGCCGCGGAGATCTGCAACGCTGTAATCGATGTAATTCAGCCGACACCTGGACATCAAATGGTGATCAACCTGCCGGCAACCGTTGAGGCCCATACCGCGAATATTCACGCCGATCAAATCGAATGGATGTGCCGGCACCTGGACAAGCGGGACAGCATCCAGGTGAGCCTTCATACCCATAACGACCGGGGGACCGGTATTGCCGCCACGGAACTTGCTCTTTTGGCAGGAGCCGACCGGGTTGAGGGAACCCTCTTCGGCAACGGTGAAAGAACCGGGAACGCCGATCTGGTTACCCTCGCCTTGAACATGTTCTCCCAGGGAATAGACCCCAAACTCGACTTTACCGATATTAACCATGTACGGGACGTCTACCGCTACTGCACCGGGATGGATGTTCACCCACGACACCCCTACGTTGGAGAGCTGGTTTACACTGCCTTTTCCGGCTCCCACCAGGATGCCATCAACAAGGGGATGCACGCCCGGGCCAAAGACGGAACAAAGATATGGGATGTTCCGTATCTGCCCATTGATCCCCAGGACGTTGGACGTTCTTACAAATCCATTGTACGCATCAACTCCCAGTCCGGAAAAGGCGGCGTAGCGTATATTATGGATTCTGAGTTCGGTTTCAGCCTGCCCAAGGCAATGCATCCTGAATTCGGCCTGCTGATTCAGAAAGAGACAGACAAACGCGAAGACGAGCTGGTCCCCAAGGAGATCTGGACGGTTTTCGAGGAAAACTATCTGAATACCACAGTCCCATTCGCCCTTGAGGATGTAAATGTACGAATGGAAACCGATAAAGAATCGGGCAAGCATGCGGCCAACGTAACAGGTCAGATTCTTAAAGACTGTAAAACTGTACAGATCGAAGGCCGGGGAAACGGCCCAATCGACGCCTTTGTTAACGGTCTGAAAAAACATGTGGATTTTGATTTTCACTTTGAGTCCTTCGATGAACATGCAATCAACGAAGGAGCTGACGCCCAGGCGGTAGCCTATATATCGGTTATCACCGAAGATGGCCGAAGGGTATTCGGCGCCGGAATTGATACGGATATAACCTTTGCCTCGTATAAGGCCATACTAAGTGCGATAAACAGGACATTGTAG
- a CDS encoding TRAP transporter substrate-binding protein, with the protein MKKGLLVVLVLFLCIPSVLIAEGSGEKGTSQEKKIVMTFGEADSLGTPINLANALFCKLVTEKTDGMITVNHIAGESLGNDIQVIEQMMEGSVQFYGDVAGWYANWVKDLAILNWGFTFDDNDHVQRFFNSNSFEALSDELIENAGIKILGIAPTQPRILFSRKPVHTINDLNGLKMRVPDIRTYMLLWQTFETNPNRVAWGEVYLGMKTGLLEAAEGPIGAAYGAKFHESGPNVTLTNHLVSTYQVSMNNALFESLSPENQKILLEAGQEAADLAREVAEEGTIETLDKMVNEGATLIELTPEARNAFVKKSTSAVETMENDGEWRKGLWQEVRDLAQ; encoded by the coding sequence ATGAAAAAGGGTTTACTTGTAGTATTAGTTTTATTTCTATGTATTCCGTCAGTGCTGATTGCGGAAGGCTCTGGAGAAAAAGGGACATCCCAGGAGAAAAAAATCGTTATGACCTTCGGGGAAGCCGATTCCCTGGGGACTCCCATCAACCTCGCAAACGCTCTTTTCTGTAAACTCGTAACCGAGAAGACCGATGGAATGATCACTGTAAACCACATCGCCGGTGAATCATTGGGAAATGACATTCAGGTCATAGAACAAATGATGGAAGGATCTGTTCAATTTTACGGAGATGTTGCCGGCTGGTATGCTAACTGGGTAAAAGACCTGGCGATTCTCAACTGGGGATTTACCTTCGATGACAACGATCATGTACAGCGCTTCTTCAATAGCAATTCGTTTGAAGCCCTTAGCGATGAATTGATCGAGAATGCAGGCATAAAAATTCTTGGAATAGCCCCGACTCAGCCCAGAATTCTGTTTTCAAGAAAACCCGTGCACACTATCAATGACCTCAACGGCCTCAAAATGCGGGTACCCGATATCAGAACCTATATGCTTTTATGGCAAACCTTCGAAACTAATCCCAACCGTGTCGCTTGGGGAGAGGTTTATCTTGGCATGAAAACCGGTCTTCTCGAAGCAGCTGAGGGACCTATTGGTGCAGCCTATGGTGCTAAATTTCATGAAAGCGGCCCCAATGTAACATTGACCAACCATCTGGTATCCACCTATCAGGTATCCATGAATAACGCGCTATTCGAGAGCCTGTCTCCTGAAAACCAGAAGATCCTGCTTGAAGCCGGACAGGAAGCAGCCGACCTGGCACGCGAGGTTGCTGAGGAAGGAACTATCGAAACCCTCGACAAAATGGTGAATGAAGGCGCCACTCTTATTGAACTAACTCCTGAAGCACGGAACGCATTCGTTAAAAAGAGTACTTCAGCGGTCGAAACAATGGAAAATGACGGCGAATGGCGTAAAGGTCTCTGGCAGGAAGTCCGTGATCTCGCCCAATAA
- a CDS encoding sugar phosphate isomerase/epimerase family protein, with protein MRIGCCTNMLANEGDSAGQWAIEEIAKCGYEYLDLPVAQIMELNDAEFDQLKQRISNSGLSCEVCNNLFPASIKITGPSADLSAIRVYLEKAIGRVKELGGEHICFGSSGARNIPAGFPVSAAWEQMVSICRIIDEYVSPRGISIVIEPLNRGESNIINSAAEGYELSRAADRNSIQLLIDYYHLALENESTEIILKAGSAVRHCHISNPQGRSFPSEADGEMYDDFFRALHQIGYTGRLSVEAFTRDFSREGREAFRFLKQRTSKIENEGT; from the coding sequence ATGAGAATCGGCTGCTGTACCAACATGCTCGCCAATGAGGGTGACTCTGCCGGTCAATGGGCAATTGAAGAGATAGCAAAATGCGGTTATGAGTATCTGGATTTGCCGGTGGCCCAGATAATGGAGCTGAATGACGCGGAGTTTGATCAGCTGAAGCAACGGATCAGCAATTCCGGACTTTCCTGCGAGGTCTGTAACAACCTGTTTCCGGCTTCGATCAAGATTACCGGGCCTTCGGCAGATCTTTCTGCTATTCGGGTGTACCTGGAAAAAGCAATCGGGCGCGTGAAAGAACTTGGTGGGGAGCATATCTGCTTTGGCAGCTCCGGCGCCCGCAATATTCCTGCCGGGTTCCCTGTCTCTGCAGCATGGGAACAGATGGTTTCTATCTGCAGGATAATAGACGAATATGTTTCTCCCAGGGGTATAAGCATTGTTATTGAACCCCTGAACCGGGGAGAGAGCAACATCATAAACAGCGCTGCCGAAGGGTATGAACTCAGCCGCGCAGCAGACAGGAATTCGATTCAATTGCTTATAGATTATTATCATCTTGCTTTGGAGAACGAGTCTACTGAGATTATCCTGAAAGCGGGAAGCGCGGTTCGGCACTGTCACATTTCGAATCCTCAAGGAAGAAGCTTTCCCTCCGAGGCAGATGGAGAAATGTACGATGACTTTTTCCGCGCACTTCATCAGATCGGCTATACCGGACGGCTGAGCGTCGAAGCCTTCACCAGGGATTTTTCGCGAGAGGGACGGGAGGCATTCCGTTTTCTCAAGCAGCGGACATCGAAAATCGAAAACGAAGGTACCTGA
- a CDS encoding metalloregulator ArsR/SmtB family transcription factor: protein MTSLQQAAAIFKILSVESRVMILHMLKKRSFCVNALARRLGISQAAVSQHLRVLRDAGVVEADKRGYFVHYRLNTDTLARWQLVSNSLLQLEEAGEEYAERNEQRCTRKGT, encoded by the coding sequence GTGACCAGTTTGCAACAGGCGGCAGCAATTTTTAAAATTCTTTCGGTTGAGAGCAGGGTAATGATTCTGCACATGCTCAAAAAACGGTCATTCTGCGTTAACGCCCTGGCACGCCGTCTGGGTATCAGTCAGGCGGCGGTTTCCCAGCATCTTCGGGTTTTACGGGATGCCGGCGTCGTCGAAGCGGATAAGCGGGGCTACTTTGTTCACTATCGTCTCAACACCGATACCCTGGCCCGCTGGCAGCTGGTAAGCAACAGCTTGTTGCAGCTGGAGGAAGCAGGAGAAGAATATGCTGAAAGAAACGAACAGCGCTGTACTCGTAAAGGAACTTAA
- the dctP gene encoding TRAP transporter substrate-binding protein DctP — protein sequence MKRVQFFLVIAVILMLLPGVAFAGGQGEAGASDGKITVTFAGTEAATTTQSKMMQAVADVLNADGRFDAEVLVAGALSGDTDALVTQAKLGVPLVVPSDPGRLASQFNIPDMNILMAPYVLTDPAVLEKLPDTELFKTWSSQLEKQGIVLIADMYNGFRNFYTVDKVEHVEDLSGMRIRGFGNDIGNALAKYFGFANIAIPFGEVFPAIQQGALDGTEVQVSAAAGNAFWDVTPYIAITKHYMLQTAFVCSTRLLNGMPEDAKEFFLKTIRDKALEYGAIGQEAEAGLYKKMTDNGVTITEVDLEEFQDAIAPLYSNNDLKFSPGLKDNLFDQLGM from the coding sequence ATGAAACGTGTTCAATTTTTCCTGGTAATTGCTGTTATTCTCATGCTTCTTCCGGGTGTGGCTTTTGCTGGTGGTCAGGGTGAAGCTGGTGCTTCAGATGGAAAGATCACTGTAACCTTTGCCGGCACCGAAGCAGCTACAACTACCCAAAGTAAAATGATGCAGGCCGTTGCGGATGTTCTGAATGCGGATGGCCGTTTCGATGCAGAAGTCCTGGTCGCCGGAGCCCTTTCCGGAGATACTGATGCGTTGGTCACCCAGGCCAAGCTTGGGGTACCCCTGGTAGTTCCTTCAGATCCCGGACGCCTTGCCAGTCAGTTCAATATTCCCGACATGAATATTCTGATGGCGCCTTATGTATTGACAGATCCGGCGGTACTGGAAAAACTGCCCGACACCGAACTCTTCAAGACCTGGTCCTCTCAGCTTGAGAAACAGGGAATCGTCCTCATTGCCGATATGTACAATGGTTTCCGTAACTTTTACACCGTGGACAAGGTAGAGCATGTAGAGGATCTTTCCGGTATGAGGATCCGCGGGTTTGGTAATGATATTGGAAACGCTCTGGCTAAATACTTCGGATTCGCCAATATCGCTATTCCCTTCGGAGAAGTTTTTCCTGCCATCCAGCAGGGGGCCCTCGACGGTACTGAAGTACAGGTTTCTGCCGCAGCAGGAAACGCCTTCTGGGATGTTACTCCATACATCGCCATTACAAAGCACTACATGCTCCAGACAGCTTTTGTATGTTCCACCAGACTTCTTAATGGTATGCCCGAAGATGCCAAGGAATTCTTCCTGAAGACTATCCGCGACAAGGCCCTTGAATATGGTGCCATCGGCCAGGAAGCAGAAGCAGGTCTCTACAAGAAGATGACGGACAATGGAGTTACCATTACCGAAGTTGATCTTG
- a CDS encoding ATP-binding cassette domain-containing protein: MLKETNSAVLVKELKKSFGDVKAVAGVDFEVRSGELFGFLGPNGAGKTTTINMLTGLARPDRGTVYIGDIDCSKNPRAAQHLVGVVPDESNLYPELSGFDNLAFCGALYGMRKSRREARAAELLELFGLNQAGNRKFGGYSKGMKRKLTIAAGIIHQPRILFLDEPTTGIDVASARQVRQLIDDLHKAGTTIFLTTHYIEEAERLCDRIAFIVSGRIVRIAGVQELLQPIQNRHVLKVFFTGEIDDVKQTVSSAFSELSFSFPETGVMRVEGDDPVGVGPLIRYLEERSIEVFEARRIRPSLEEVFVSITGIEAGFMRSEKEKGGGRG, translated from the coding sequence ATGCTGAAAGAAACGAACAGCGCTGTACTCGTAAAGGAACTTAAAAAAAGTTTTGGCGATGTAAAGGCTGTCGCCGGGGTCGATTTCGAGGTGCGTTCAGGTGAGTTATTCGGTTTTCTGGGACCCAACGGAGCCGGTAAAACCACAACTATTAATATGCTCACCGGCCTTGCGCGACCTGACAGGGGCACGGTCTATATCGGAGATATTGACTGCAGTAAGAATCCCAGGGCTGCTCAGCACCTGGTGGGAGTGGTGCCCGATGAAAGTAACCTGTATCCCGAATTAAGCGGTTTTGATAATCTTGCGTTTTGCGGTGCCCTCTACGGGATGCGAAAATCTCGGCGGGAGGCACGTGCGGCTGAACTGCTGGAGCTCTTTGGTCTGAATCAGGCTGGAAACAGGAAATTCGGCGGCTACTCAAAGGGAATGAAGCGCAAGCTCACTATTGCCGCGGGGATTATCCATCAACCACGGATTCTTTTTCTCGATGAACCGACGACCGGTATTGATGTTGCAAGCGCCAGGCAGGTGCGTCAGCTTATCGATGATCTGCACAAGGCGGGAACGACAATCTTTCTCACAACCCACTATATCGAAGAAGCAGAACGTCTGTGTGACCGAATTGCCTTTATCGTCTCGGGCAGAATCGTTCGTATTGCCGGTGTGCAGGAACTGCTGCAGCCGATCCAAAACAGGCATGTACTGAAGGTCTTTTTTACAGGAGAAATTGATGATGTGAAGCAGACAGTCTCGTCTGCTTTCTCTGAGCTCTCTTTCAGTTTTCCTGAAACAGGGGTTATGCGGGTAGAGGGGGACGATCCTGTGGGTGTCGGCCCCTTGATCAGGTATCTGGAGGAGAGGAGCATCGAAGTTTTTGAAGCCCGTAGAATACGGCCCTCCCTGGAGGAAGTGTTTGTATCGATTACCGGGATTGAAGCAGGTTTTATGCGGTCAGAAAAGGAAAAAGGGGGGGGCAGAGGATGA
- a CDS encoding ABC transporter permease, whose product MKQLTAFWNILLKDMRTYYLKPPNISWGLIFPLAWTAMFFVRSGRGLESVLSLLPGVTAVSILFGTTSMLAVTVTFEKKNRSFERLLLAPISLKLLMIAKTSGAILFGTANAFVPVIIAFFLADLSGVAWQLFIPALVLIAAASTFLGLFIAVAVSEVFEAQTFSNFFRFPMIFLCGLFIPVENLPVFLRPVSFLLPLTYGADLLHGSVGGEHMLPFALDMGVLALFCLALFAVSLHNIKRRWII is encoded by the coding sequence ATGAAACAACTTACAGCGTTCTGGAATATTCTGCTGAAGGACATGCGGACCTACTACCTGAAGCCGCCGAATATCAGCTGGGGTTTGATCTTTCCTCTGGCATGGACGGCAATGTTTTTTGTTCGTTCCGGCCGCGGCCTGGAAAGTGTACTCTCTCTGCTTCCCGGAGTAACAGCGGTTTCAATCCTCTTTGGTACAACATCAATGCTGGCGGTAACCGTTACTTTTGAAAAAAAGAACCGTTCCTTTGAGCGTCTGCTTCTTGCCCCCATATCCCTGAAACTCCTGATGATTGCCAAAACCTCCGGAGCCATTCTTTTTGGAACAGCCAATGCTTTTGTTCCTGTTATTATCGCTTTTTTTCTTGCAGATCTATCCGGTGTTGCATGGCAGCTGTTTATACCGGCCCTTGTTCTTATTGCTGCAGCTTCGACGTTCCTGGGACTTTTTATTGCCGTGGCAGTCAGCGAAGTCTTTGAGGCTCAGACTTTTTCAAATTTTTTTCGTTTTCCCATGATCTTTCTCTGTGGTTTGTTTATTCCCGTGGAAAATCTCCCCGTTTTTCTGCGTCCCGTCTCCTTCCTGTTGCCTTTGACCTACGGCGCCGATCTGCTCCATGGTTCTGTGGGGGGAGAGCACATGCTTCCGTTTGCTCTCGACATGGGGGTATTGGCCCTTTTCTGTCTTGCACTCTTTGCGGTGAGTTTGCACAATATAAAAAGGCGCTGGATAATCTGA
- a CDS encoding TRAP transporter small permease subunit: MTLDKFLSKYNQVLSRIEAIEKFFGLTLLAFIVLSICLQVLTRAVWNKSQIWVEELCTYGFIWAAFLGAAIGTKHQRHIKISTFLFRLDYKKQLIIAEISYALMLLILFLIVQNATGLYKIETRSNIIAIPFLPRFYVFSLPLLVSLISMIITIPYLMLNDYMAYRLEGEKK, translated from the coding sequence GTGACATTAGATAAATTTTTAAGCAAATACAACCAAGTGCTGAGCAGAATCGAAGCCATTGAGAAATTTTTTGGATTGACGCTGCTCGCCTTCATTGTGTTGAGTATTTGCCTTCAGGTACTGACTCGCGCGGTATGGAACAAATCCCAGATTTGGGTTGAAGAACTCTGCACCTACGGGTTTATTTGGGCGGCCTTTTTGGGGGCCGCCATTGGAACAAAGCATCAGCGTCATATAAAAATCTCTACGTTTCTATTCCGATTGGATTACAAGAAACAGCTGATAATTGCAGAAATATCTTACGCGTTAATGTTGCTAATACTTTTTCTGATAGTGCAAAACGCCACCGGTCTGTATAAAATTGAGACTCGGAGCAATATTATTGCGATTCCTTTTTTACCACGTTTCTACGTTTTTTCGCTGCCCCTGCTGGTTTCTCTGATATCAATGATTATTACAATTCCCTATTTGATGTTGAATGATTACATGGCCTATCGACTGGAGGGGGAAAAGAAATGA
- a CDS encoding helix-turn-helix domain-containing protein, with product MNQIREYNFGFNCGISPVVPWGDHHRHNEVEITFADKGAFNLELQGQRIEVKPGKLLIFWGGMPHYIDSLEPNQTQYWMCVPVSSFIQWIDNPQLFRDIFTHGLILTDIYRHLNAYSSLFYLWSAELNDTSQRVRKAAQLSICAQIRCTLEDISKTTGNDGTPNFKETYYSTTTVKSTKLYKRACEYIIDNYTDFDLDADTIAGAINAHPKYLLTLFKRKYGMSLNNFILFLRVSEAQKMLMHTNRKVADIAFECGFSTLSSFYAAFRKIVGEKPLHYRPHRYFPSGP from the coding sequence ATGAACCAGATTCGAGAGTATAATTTTGGTTTCAACTGCGGAATCAGTCCTGTAGTTCCATGGGGCGATCATCATCGACACAATGAGGTCGAAATCACCTTTGCCGATAAAGGTGCTTTTAATCTTGAACTGCAGGGCCAGAGGATCGAGGTAAAACCCGGGAAGCTCCTCATTTTCTGGGGCGGGATGCCCCACTATATTGATAGTCTTGAACCCAATCAAACTCAATACTGGATGTGTGTTCCAGTCTCTTCATTCATCCAGTGGATAGATAACCCGCAGTTATTTCGGGATATATTTACGCATGGTTTAATCCTTACCGATATATACCGGCACTTGAATGCTTACAGCTCACTTTTTTACCTTTGGAGTGCAGAACTGAATGATACATCTCAGAGAGTGCGTAAGGCAGCCCAACTTTCCATCTGCGCTCAAATACGCTGTACTCTTGAAGATATCAGCAAGACGACAGGAAATGATGGCACTCCTAATTTTAAGGAAACCTATTACAGTACAACAACAGTGAAGTCTACAAAACTTTATAAACGCGCATGTGAGTACATTATCGATAATTACACGGATTTTGATCTTGATGCAGATACAATAGCTGGTGCCATCAACGCTCATCCTAAGTATCTTCTGACTTTGTTTAAACGAAAGTATGGAATGTCATTGAATAATTTTATTTTATTCCTGCGAGTCTCTGAAGCTCAAAAAATGCTGATGCATACCAACAGAAAGGTGGCTGATATTGCATTCGAGTGCGGCTTTTCTACATTGAGCAGCTTTTACGCGGCCTTCAGAAAAATCGTGGGAGAAAAACCTCTCCATTACCGTCCCCATCGCTATTTCCCAAGTGGTCCATAA